Proteins from one Haliaeetus albicilla chromosome 4, bHalAlb1.1, whole genome shotgun sequence genomic window:
- the NECAP2 gene encoding adaptin ear-binding coat-associated protein 2 produces the protein MAAMAAEEEEYEAVLCVKPAVHVYRVPPRASNRGYRAAEWQLDQPAWSGRLRITAKGKIAFIKLEDKTSGELFAQAPVEQFPGIAVESVTDSSRYFVIRIEDGNGRRAFIGVGFVDRGDAFDFNVALQDHFKWVRQQSELARQAENPDQGPKLDLGFKEGQTIKLNIANMKKKEGPPGNTRPRPAGLGGLSLLPPPPGGKSSVCPSGERPSSLSTPAQLPGTPITDSLLSWPQPAAAPSAAATDVWGDFAKASGSASTQTQANAGWVQF, from the exons ATGGCGGCCatggcagcagaggaggaggagtacGAGGCGGTGCTGTGCGTGAAGCCGGCGGTGCACGTCTACCGGGTACCGCCGCGGGCCTCCAACCGCGGCTACAG AGCTGCAGAGTGGCAGCTGGACCAGCCGGCGTGGAGCGGCAGGCTGCGGATCACGGCCAAGGGCAAGATCGCGTTCATTAAGCTGGAGGACAAGACCTCAG gaGAGCTTTTTGCCCAGGCGCCAGTGGAGCAGTTCCCTGGCATCGCTGTGGAGAGCGTGACGGACTCCAGTAGATATTTTGTCATCCGGATTGAAGATGGGAACG gCCGCCGTGCTTTCATCGGAGTCGGCTTTGTTGACCGAGGGGATGCTTTTGACTTCAATGTGGCTCTCCAAGACCATTTTAA ATGGGTGAGGCAGCAGAGCGAGCTGGCCAGACAGGCCGAGAACCCCGATCAGGGACCAAAACTGGATCTGGGCTTCAAGGAGGGGCAAACCATCAAACTAAACATTGCG aatatgaagaaaaaagaaggaccACCAGGGAACACCAGACCGCGTCCCGCGGGTCTTGGGGGCCTGAGCTTGCTCCCACCACCTCCCGGAGGAAAATCTTCGGTTTGTCCTTCTGGAGAGCGGCCGTCTTCGCTCTCCACGCCCGCCCAGCTCCCGGGCACCCCCATCACAG ACTCCCTCTTATCCTGGCcgcagcctgctgctgctccctctgccGCCGCCACTGATGTCTGGGGAGACTTTGCCAAAGCTTCTGG gTCAGCTTCTACCCAGACTCAAGCGAACGCAGGCTGGGTTCAGTTCTGA